The nucleotide sequence GCCAAGGGGCTCACGCTGGTCGAGGTGCGTTACGACGGGGCTCCACGGAAGCGGCCGGCGGCGGGAAAAGCCGGGGCTACCCGACCGGGCGCCGGGACGGCTTGACTTCGGGCTCCCCGAGACTCGGCCAGATCGTCTCGCGGTAGGTGCGGATGGCCTTCCGGATGACGCGCGCCGCCTCGGCGCTTCCGCGCAAGGGGCCCACGCGGGCGCGGCGGCCCTCGAGCGACTTGTAGTCCTTGAGAAACTGCTGGATCTCCCGCAGCCGGTGGGGGGGAAGCTCCCGAATGTCGTCGTAATGGCTGAACTCGGGATCGTCCACCGCCACGGCGATGATCTTATCGTCGCGTCCTTCCTCGTCGGTCATGGTGATCACGCCGATGGGTCGGCCGCGCATGATGGTCAGAGGCACCACCGGTTCCTGGCACAAAATGAGGACATCCAGCGGATCTCCGTCTTCGCAGTACGTTCGGGGAAGGAAGCCGTAGTTGGCGGGGTAGTGGACGGCGCTGTAGAGCACGCGATCCAGGCGCAGAAGCCCCGTGGCCTTGTCGAGTTCGTACTTGTTCTTGCTGCCGCGGGGGACCTCGACGACGCAGTGAAACAGACGTTCCGGGTCCTCGCCGACGGCCACGTCGTGCCAGGGATTCATCGAGGCCGGGAAGTATAGCACGCCGGGACGGGAAGGGAAACCGATCCCGGCCGGCTCCTTGAACGCCCTCCGAACGGTGTGCTATAGTTGTGGACGAAATGGCGGTCGCGCTCATCTCGGACATCCACTCCAACCAGGAAGCGCTCGTCCGGGTCCTCGACGATATCCGTTCCCAGGGCATCAACGAGATCTACTGCCTGGGCGATCTGGTCGGCTACGGTCCGGACCCGGTTTTCGTCGTCGAACGGGCCATGGAGTGGCCGGTGGTGCTCATGGGCAATCACGACGAGGCGGTTCTGAAGGAGGCCTACGGGTTCAACCCGGTGGCCAAGGCCGCGGTGGCCTGGACGCGGGACCAGCTTCGGCCGGGACTCCTGTCGGGCCGGGGCAAGAAGGAGCGCTGGAAATTCCTCCAGAATCTCAAGTTGACGCACGAAGTGAACGGGGCGCTTCTCGTGCACGGATCTCCGCGGGATCCCACGATGGAGTATGTTCTGCGGTCCGATTGTTCCGACCTGGCCGGCGGGGTCCCCGAGAAGATTCGCGACATTTTCTCGCGCTTCGCGCGCCTGTGCTTCGCCGGCCACACGCACGATCCCGGCGTCATCACGGAGGACAGCCGCTTCATCTCCCCCAAGGAGTGCGATCACGTGTTCACGTTCGAGAGCGGGAAGAAGTATTTCGTCAACATCGGATCCGTCGGGCAGCCCCGGGACGGAGACACGCGGGCCTGTTACGCCGTCTGGGACGGCGACACGGTGCGCTGGCGCCGCGTGGAGTACGATTACCGGGCGACCATGCAGAAAATCTTCGGCACCCCGCAGCTCGATCCCCGCGCGGGGGAGCGCCTGGCCCAGGGGCGTTGACCGGCCTTCGCCCTTCGGGGAGCGGGCTTCGGCGGGCGGACGGAAAGGAGGTCGGGAATGAAGGTCACCGTCACGGCACGCCACGCGGACTTCACCGACACCATCAAGGGATATGCCTACGAGAAGGCGCGGCGCCTGGAGCGCTACTTCGATCCGTTGCGGAAGCTCGAGGTGATCCTGGACGCGGACTCGGACGGGCGGTACTCCGCGGAGATGATCGCCTCCGCCGTCCGCGGCCACGTCCTGGTCTGCCACAGCACGCAGGCGAGCGCCACGGCGGCGATCGACGCGGTCGTGGACAAGATGGAGCGACAGCTCACCCGGTTCAAGGAAAAGCTCCGGGACAAGCACGCCAAGGAGGTTTCCAAGGAGGCGCGCGCCCGGCGAAGCCCGCCCGAGCGGGTGGCCGGCGACGCGGTGGGGGACTTGTGGTGGTAGAGCGCCTCAAACTTGACCGCTCGGGAGCGTTCCTTATAAAATTGCGGCATAGAGCGAGGGCAGCGTGAAGCTCACCGACTTTATTTCCCGGAAAGCGATCGTTCCCGTCTTGAAATCCAAGGACAAGCGCGGCGTCATCCAGGAACTCGTCCAGGCGGCCCGGAAGGCCTGCGAGGGGGAAAAGTTCTCCGCCGCCGACATCGTCGAGGCGATCGTGCAGCGCGAGAAGATCGGCTCGACGGGCGTGGGCGGAGGCGTGGGCGTGCCTCACGCCAAGCTCGACGCCGTCAAGAACGTCATCGGCGCCTTCGGGCGCGCGCCTCAGGGAGTGGACTTTAACGCGGTCGACGGGGAGCCCGTCTACCTCATCTTCCTCATCCTGGCTCCCCCGTCGCGCAGCGAGGCGTACCTTCAGGCGCTGCAGAAGGTGATGGCGGCGATCAAGCGCCCGAACTTCGTGAAGTTCCTCAAGGGCGCCAAGACCGCGCGCGAGATCGAGGAGATCTTCCGGGAGGTCGAAGAGGTCGCGCCCGTCTAAGGTCGCGCCGGGCGATGATCGCCGAACGCCGCGTCACCATTCTCAACACGCTCGGCCTCCACGTGCGTCCGTCGGCCGAGTTCGCCGGGGCCGCCGCCCGGTTCAAAAGCAAGGTCACCGTCCTCAAGGACGGCCACGCCGTCGACGCCAAGTCGTCCATCGACCTTCTGACCTTGGCGGCGGTGGCGGGAACGCAGCTGACGCTCCGCGCGGAAGGGGAGGATGCGCAGGAGGCGGTGGATACCCTGGCGGCGCTCATCGAGAGCCGCTTCGGGGAAGAGTAGGGGGCGCTCGCGGCCCGCGAACCCCCGAGGGGAGGACCCCGCAGGAAGGGCTTGATTCCCGGGCTCCTCTCAGGTCCCATAACCACGGAATGGAAATCCGTCGCATGGAGATCCGGCGCGGGATCGGCGTTTCGGCCGGCTACGCGATCGGGGACGCCTTCGTCTTCGACCGCGAGGAATACCGCATTTCCCGTCGCGCCATCAAGCCCGGCGAAGAGGACGCCGAGATCGAGCGCTTCCGCAAGGCCGTCGAAAGCGCCGTCCAGGAAATCCGCTCCCAGATCGAAGCCATGCCGCGCAAGGTCCGCGAGGCGGCCGGGAAGATCATGGAGGCGCAGATCGGCTGGCTTCAGGACAAGAGTCTCCACGACGAGATCGTGGAGGAGATCCGCCGGCAGCGCCGCGCCGCCGAGTACGCCGCCTCCCAGGTCATCCGGCGCAAGATCAAGGCCATCGAGGACTCCAACGCCGCCTTCTTCCGCCGCCTGGCGGCCGATTTCGGAGAGCTCGAGAAGTCGCTCCTGCAGCACCTTCTGGGCTCCCGGCGCGAAGACATCTCGCACCTCACCGGCCAGGTCGTGATCGTCGCCCACGACCTGTCGCCGGGCCAGGCCCTCCGCCTCGACCGCACGAAGGTCATCGGCATTCTCACGGAGGCCGGCGGTCCCACCTCCCACACGGCCATCGTCGCCAAGTCCCTGGGCATCCCGGCCGTCGTGGGCGTCGAGGGCGTCACCAACGACATCTCGGGAGGCGACACCGTCGTCCTCGACGGAGCCACCGGCACGGTCATCATCAATCCGGACGAGGCCACCCTCAAGCGCTACCAGGCGATGGAACGCAACTACGTCCTCCTGGAGCGCCGCCGCGCCAAGGAACTCCAGAATCTCCCGGCCGTCACCCGGGACGGGACGCGGGTGGAGATCTTCGCCAACATCGAGTCGCCCGAGGAGATTCCCGAAGCTCTCGAGCACGGAGCCGAGGGAATCGGCCTCTACCGGACGGAGTTCCTCTACCTCGAGCACCGCTACCAGCCGAGCGAGAAGGAACACCTCGAGGCCTATACCCGCGCCGTGACGCTGCTCGGAAAGCGCCGCCTCATCATCCGCACCGTGGACCTCGGCGCCGACAAGATGCCCCTGGACGGCCACCCGCGGGAGGCCAACCCCTTCCTGGGCACGCGCGCGATCCGCCTGTGCTTCGAGCGGCCGGATATTTTCCGGACCCAGCTCCGGGCGATCCTCAAAGTGGCCTCCCTCGGGAACGTCGGCATGATGGTGCCCATGATCTCGTCGCTCTCCGAGGTGCTCCTC is from Planctomycetota bacterium and encodes:
- a CDS encoding metallophosphoesterase family protein — its product is MAVALISDIHSNQEALVRVLDDIRSQGINEIYCLGDLVGYGPDPVFVVERAMEWPVVLMGNHDEAVLKEAYGFNPVAKAAVAWTRDQLRPGLLSGRGKKERWKFLQNLKLTHEVNGALLVHGSPRDPTMEYVLRSDCSDLAGGVPEKIRDIFSRFARLCFAGHTHDPGVITEDSRFISPKECDHVFTFESGKKYFVNIGSVGQPRDGDTRACYAVWDGDTVRWRRVEYDYRATMQKIFGTPQLDPRAGERLAQGR
- the raiA gene encoding ribosome-associated translation inhibitor RaiA, whose amino-acid sequence is MKVTVTARHADFTDTIKGYAYEKARRLERYFDPLRKLEVILDADSDGRYSAEMIASAVRGHVLVCHSTQASATAAIDAVVDKMERQLTRFKEKLRDKHAKEVSKEARARRSPPERVAGDAVGDLWW
- a CDS encoding inorganic diphosphatase; the protein is MNPWHDVAVGEDPERLFHCVVEVPRGSKNKYELDKATGLLRLDRVLYSAVHYPANYGFLPRTYCEDGDPLDVLILCQEPVVPLTIMRGRPIGVITMTDEEGRDDKIIAVAVDDPEFSHYDDIRELPPHRLREIQQFLKDYKSLEGRRARVGPLRGSAEAARVIRKAIRTYRETIWPSLGEPEVKPSRRPVG
- a CDS encoding HPr family phosphocarrier protein codes for the protein MIAERRVTILNTLGLHVRPSAEFAGAAARFKSKVTVLKDGHAVDAKSSIDLLTLAAVAGTQLTLRAEGEDAQEAVDTLAALIESRFGEE
- the ptsP gene encoding phosphoenolpyruvate--protein phosphotransferase translates to MEIRRGIGVSAGYAIGDAFVFDREEYRISRRAIKPGEEDAEIERFRKAVESAVQEIRSQIEAMPRKVREAAGKIMEAQIGWLQDKSLHDEIVEEIRRQRRAAEYAASQVIRRKIKAIEDSNAAFFRRLAADFGELEKSLLQHLLGSRREDISHLTGQVVIVAHDLSPGQALRLDRTKVIGILTEAGGPTSHTAIVAKSLGIPAVVGVEGVTNDISGGDTVVLDGATGTVIINPDEATLKRYQAMERNYVLLERRRAKELQNLPAVTRDGTRVEIFANIESPEEIPEALEHGAEGIGLYRTEFLYLEHRYQPSEKEHLEAYTRAVTLLGKRRLIIRTVDLGADKMPLDGHPREANPFLGTRAIRLCFERPDIFRTQLRAILKVASLGNVGMMVPMISSLSEVLLVKEALEDVRAELRREEEPAGDGMAFGIMIEVPSAALIADMLAPHVDFFSVGTNDLISYAVAVDRSNERVAALYQPAHPAILRLLRQIIEAGVRHGRSVSVCGEMSSDLTYTLPLLGMGLRNFSVAHPVIPDLKKLIRSVSIEEARAVAEKAFSFNDAQRTVEFLKGEARKFLPDLP
- a CDS encoding PTS sugar transporter subunit IIA gives rise to the protein MKLTDFISRKAIVPVLKSKDKRGVIQELVQAARKACEGEKFSAADIVEAIVQREKIGSTGVGGGVGVPHAKLDAVKNVIGAFGRAPQGVDFNAVDGEPVYLIFLILAPPSRSEAYLQALQKVMAAIKRPNFVKFLKGAKTAREIEEIFREVEEVAPV